From a region of the Helicobacter hepaticus ATCC 51449 genome:
- the rpmE gene encoding 50S ribosomal protein L31: MKKGIHPEYIPCKVTCVTSGKQLEVLSTKSELRIDISSFCHPFYTGSDKITDITGRVEKFRQKYNMK, translated from the coding sequence ATGAAAAAAGGTATTCACCCAGAATATATACCCTGCAAAGTAACTTGCGTAACAAGTGGCAAACAACTTGAGGTTTTGAGCACTAAAAGCGAGCTTCGTATTGATATTTCAAGCTTTTGTCATCCTTTTTATACAGGAAGTGATAAAATCACAGATATTACAGGACGTGTTGAGAAATTCCGACAAAAATATAATATGAAATAA
- the rsmI gene encoding 16S rRNA (cytidine(1402)-2'-O)-methyltransferase, with translation MSTPIGNLEDITLRALEAFKQADIILCEDTRVAKKLLELLISRSLLQIPTDMDCQSFIESKQFKSFHSHNQEEFIDSLHKEMFASCVLYLSDAGTPCISDPGAKLISYAITHDIDFDVLPGACALNVAFCGSGIESTPFVFAGFLPHKKTHRHSKLIQLSHLDMGDSYSVICYESPHRILETLHDIALLLPHIRIIVQKELTKLHQQRYYGSAQEVIAILKDVTIRGEWVIIFDFSSSHIKQEKTLSYEDIFILDIPPKIKAKILSKISGHSIKQCYEEILR, from the coding sequence GTGTCAACTCCCATAGGGAATCTTGAAGATATTACTCTGCGGGCGTTAGAGGCATTTAAACAAGCCGATATTATTTTATGCGAAGATACAAGAGTTGCAAAAAAACTCTTAGAACTTCTTATCTCTCGTTCTTTACTTCAGATACCTACTGATATGGATTGTCAGTCTTTTATAGAATCTAAACAATTTAAATCTTTTCATTCTCATAATCAAGAGGAATTTATAGATTCTTTACATAAGGAAATGTTTGCATCTTGTGTGCTTTATTTGAGTGATGCTGGCACACCTTGTATTAGCGACCCGGGCGCGAAACTTATCTCTTATGCAATAACACACGATATTGACTTTGATGTGTTGCCCGGAGCTTGTGCGCTTAATGTGGCATTTTGTGGTAGCGGTATAGAATCTACACCTTTTGTATTTGCAGGATTTTTACCACATAAAAAGACTCATAGGCATTCTAAACTGATACAGCTCTCCCATTTAGATATGGGAGATTCTTATAGTGTTATTTGTTATGAAAGCCCTCATAGAATCTTAGAAACTTTACACGATATTGCTTTACTTCTTCCTCATATACGAATTATTGTGCAAAAAGAACTCACTAAGCTCCATCAGCAGAGATATTATGGTAGTGCACAAGAAGTGATTGCCATACTCAAAGATGTTACGATTCGGGGCGAATGGGTGATTATATTTGATTTTAGCTCTTCTCACATAAAACAAGAGAAAACTTTAAGTTATGAGGATATTTTTATACTTGATATTCCACCAAAGATTAAAGCTAAAATCTTAAGCAAAATAAGCGGACATAGCATTAAGCAATGTTATGAAGAAATACTAAGGTGA